AGAACAGGTGCTTGATATGGCTGAGAAGGGCAAGAAAGCAAAGTGCACAGAGGCACTTTTCATGACGGGTGAGAGGCCTGAGCAGAAGTATGGAGAGGCAAGAGCGTGGCTCAGGTCAATGGGCTTTTCAACAACAACCGAATACATTGCTCACATGAGCGAACTTGTGCTTAAGAAAACTGGGTTACTTCCCCACACAAATCCTGGTAATATGACCAGAGAGGAGATGATAGAACTCAGGAAAACAAATCCAAGTTTGGGCATGATGCTAGAGAACGTAAGCGAGAGGCTCTGCTCGCATGGAATGGCACATGAATTTGCGCCTAGCAAACATCCAAAGATGAGGTTAAGAACCATACAAATTGCTGGACAATTGAAGATACCATTTACAACGGGTCTGCTTGTTGGCATAGGTGAAACGCCGGAAGAACTGATTGATTCTTTATTTGTAATAAAGCAGATGCATGCAGACTATGGGCATATACAGGAAGTAATAATTCAGAACTTCAGCCCTAAACCCGATACGCCGATGGCACTAACTCCAGCCCCTACAAAAAGTTACATGCTGAAAGCTGTTGCAATGACAAGGATAATCTTGCCAGACATGAATATACAGGTTCCGCCAAATCTTAACCAAAACAATTACAGTCAATTTCTCAATGCTGGCATAAACGACTGGGGAGGCATCTCTCCCATTACTATAGATCATGTTAACCCAGAGTTCCCATGGCCAAGCATTGATGGTGTGAAGTATGCAAGTGAAAGGAATGGATTCAGATTTAGAGCAAGGCTACCAGTTTACCCTGAATATATATGGAAAGAGGGGTTT
This genomic window from Nitrososphaerales archaeon contains:
- the cofG gene encoding 7,8-didemethyl-8-hydroxy-5-deazariboflavin synthase CofG, which codes for MSSLKQILDNASLGKEITREEAYALMLNSNIHELCNIANNIRRLKKGNVVTYSRKVFIPLTNLCRDSCSYCTYKREPNSNGAVMMKPEQVLDMAEKGKKAKCTEALFMTGERPEQKYGEARAWLRSMGFSTTTEYIAHMSELVLKKTGLLPHTNPGNMTREEMIELRKTNPSLGMMLENVSERLCSHGMAHEFAPSKHPKMRLRTIQIAGQLKIPFTTGLLVGIGETPEELIDSLFVIKQMHADYGHIQEVIIQNFSPKPDTPMALTPAPTKSYMLKAVAMTRIILPDMNIQVPPNLNQNNYSQFLNAGINDWGGISPITIDHVNPEFPWPSIDGVKYASERNGFRFRARLPVYPEYIWKEGFLSDNIRDHVYQLCDETGLIREDYLYG